A region of Chelonia mydas isolate rCheMyd1 chromosome 7, rCheMyd1.pri.v2, whole genome shotgun sequence DNA encodes the following proteins:
- the ADRA2A gene encoding alpha-2A adrenergic receptor produces MFNLENPFTERGRFLSAMEYQHQLEEEGYPPPGGNGSLNESDAGPRGGTPYPLHTTLTLISLAGLLMLFTIFGNVLVIIAVFTSRGLKAPQNLFLVSLASADILVATLVIPFSLANEVMGYWYFGKVWCEIYLALDVLFCTSSIVHLCAISLDRYWSITQAIEYNLKRTPRRIKCIIFIVWVISAVISFPPLISIEKKNGRQADRAAGCKINDEKWYIISSCIGSFFAPCLIMILVYVRIYQIAKRRTRVPPSRRGEHPNKRQNGLADKEELPAAAKLNGEKVTEGGGQERELNGIDMEETSSSEHNENHQCRKQGRPQRCKGKTKLSQIKPGDSLPRRMGEERNAKASRWRGRQNREKRFTFVLAVVIGVFVICWFPFFFTYTLTAVCKSCSVPDTLFKFFFWFGYCNSSLNPVIYTIFNHDFRRAFKKILCRIDRKRIV; encoded by the coding sequence ATGTTTAACCTGGAGAACCCGTTCACGGAGAGGGGGCGCTTCCTCTCTGCCATGGAGTACCAGCACCAGCTGGAAGAGGAGGGTTACCCGCCTCCTGGGGGCAACGGGAGCCTGAATGAGAGTGACGCCGGGCCGAGGGGAGGCACACCGTACCCTCTCCACACCACCCTCACCCTTATCAGCCTGGCGGGGCTGCTCATGCTCTTCACCATCTTCGGCAACGTGCTGGTCATCATCGCCGTCTTCACCAGCCGTGGGCTCAAGGCCCCCCAGAACCTCTTCCTGGTCTCCCTGGCCTCAGCTGACATCCTGGTGGCCACGCTGGTCATCCCTTTCTCGCTGGCCAACGAGGTGATGGGCTACTGGTACTTTGGCAAGGTCTGGTGCGAGATCTACCTGGCCTTGGACGTGCTGTTTTGCACCTCCTCCATTGTGCACCTGTGTGCCATCAGCCTGGACCGCTACTGGTCCATCACCCAGGCCATCGAGTATAACCTCAAGCGCACGCCGCGCCGCATCAAGTGCATCATCTTCATCGTCTGGGTCATCTCGGCCGTCATCTCATTCCCGCCCCTCATCTCCATCGAGAAGAAGAACGGGCGGCAGGCCGACCGGGCAGCGGGGTGCAAGATCAACGACGAGAAGTGGTACATCATCTCCTCCTGCATCGGCTCCTTCTTCGCCCCCTGCCTCATCATGATTCTGGTCTACGTACGTATCTATCAGATTGCCAAGAGGAGAACCCGGGTGCCCCCCAGCAGGAGAGGAGAACACCCCAATAAAAGGCAAAATGGCTTGGCAGATAaggaggagctgccagcagcagccaagctcaatggggagaaggtgacggagggaggagggcaggagagggaactCAATGGCATAGACATGGAGGAGACTTCCTCCTCGGAGCACAATGAGAACCACCAGTGCAGGAAGCAAGGGAGGCCCCAGAGATGCAAAGGCAAGACCAAGCTGAGCCAGATCAAGCCGGGGGACAGCTTGCccaggaggatgggggaggagaggaacgCCAAAGCGTCCCGGTGGAGGGGCAGGCAGAACCGGGAGAAGCGCTTCACCTTTGTGCTGGCGGTGGTGATCGGGGTCTTCGTCATATGCTGGTTTCCCTTTTTCTTCACCTACACGCTCACCGCTGTCTGCAAGAGCTGCTCCGTGCCCGACACCCTCTTCAAGTTCTTCTTCTGGTTTGGTTACTGCAACAGCTCTCTGAACCCTGTCATCTACACCATCTTCAACCACGACTTCAGGAGGGCCTTCAAAAAGATCCTCTGCAGGATAGACAGGAAAAGGATTGTTTGA